In Edaphobacter bradus, the following are encoded in one genomic region:
- a CDS encoding RluA family pseudouridine synthase: MPSKHMLPKGQRRRTVKPEYRATRGIEPPAPPVIPTVDFGDDAEAEDALHTFTAAPEAAGLRLDQYLAHAIPDISRSRVQLLIEHNQVRVNGTPAKPKQKLHGGEAIEIEGAPHPPPLHAFPEDIPLTILHEDKHLAIIDKPAGMMVHAGSGATDDARNHGTLVNALLHHFGKLSDVGGELRPGIVHRLDKQTSGIILVAKDDSTHRKLSEMFAERQLEKTYLALVHGHIVRENTTISLPIGRDLIRRTRMTTRRSAESEGVRPAVSHVKVLKRIASPYGPFTLVEVSIETGRTHQIRVHLQAMGHPVVGDTLYGAPHHVGQLPDTLSLDRNFLHAAHLAFHHPQTRKAMQIDSPLPPELQQFLGAIGVN; this comes from the coding sequence ATGCCGTCTAAGCACATGCTGCCCAAAGGCCAGCGCCGCCGCACCGTCAAACCCGAGTACCGCGCCACGCGCGGCATCGAGCCCCCCGCGCCTCCTGTCATCCCCACCGTCGACTTCGGCGACGACGCCGAAGCCGAAGACGCGCTCCACACCTTCACCGCCGCACCCGAGGCCGCTGGCCTCCGCCTCGACCAGTACCTCGCCCACGCCATCCCCGACATCAGCCGCTCCCGCGTCCAGCTCCTCATCGAGCACAACCAGGTCCGCGTCAACGGCACCCCGGCCAAGCCCAAGCAGAAGCTCCACGGTGGCGAGGCCATCGAGATCGAAGGCGCGCCCCACCCACCGCCGCTCCACGCCTTCCCCGAGGACATCCCCCTCACCATCCTCCACGAGGACAAGCACCTCGCCATCATCGACAAGCCCGCCGGCATGATGGTCCACGCCGGCTCCGGGGCAACCGACGACGCCCGCAACCACGGAACTCTCGTCAACGCCCTCCTCCATCACTTCGGCAAGCTCTCCGACGTCGGCGGCGAGCTCCGCCCTGGCATCGTCCACCGCCTCGACAAGCAGACCAGCGGCATCATACTCGTCGCCAAGGACGACAGCACCCACCGCAAGCTAAGCGAGATGTTCGCCGAGCGCCAGCTCGAAAAGACCTACCTCGCCCTCGTCCACGGCCACATCGTGCGCGAAAACACGACCATTAGCCTGCCCATCGGCCGCGACCTCATCCGCCGAACCCGCATGACCACCCGCCGCTCCGCCGAGAGCGAAGGCGTCCGCCCCGCCGTCTCCCACGTCAAGGTGCTCAAGCGTATCGCCTCACCCTACGGCCCCTTTACTTTGGTCGAAGTCAGCATCGAGACCGGCCGAACCCACCAGATCCGCGTTCATCTCCAGGCCATGGGTCATCCGGTCGTCGGCGACACCCTCTACGGCGCCCCGCACCACGTCGGCCAGCTGCCCGACACCCTCTCACTCGACCGCAACTTCCTCCACGCCGCGCACCTGGCCTTCCATCACCCCCAGACCCGCAAGGCCATGCAAATCGACTCTCCCCTACCTCCAGAACTCCAACAGTTTCTAGGGGCAATCGGCGTCAACTAA
- a CDS encoding FMN-binding negative transcriptional regulator yields MYIPKFNEETRLDVLHGLIESQPLATLVTMSASGLFATHLPMVLDRSTTPYGTLRCHISRANTQWRDLTPSIDALAIFSGTQHYITPSWYPEKAEHARVVPTWNYATVHAYGPITIIEDPAWLLAHLNALTTQHEASFSAPWKVADAPADYIASQVKGIVGIELPIRRIEGKWKVSQNKSERTRSAIERGLEDLNTPESLAMRDLVNGKRP; encoded by the coding sequence GTGTACATTCCCAAATTCAATGAAGAGACCCGCCTTGACGTTCTTCACGGCCTCATCGAATCGCAGCCGCTCGCGACCCTCGTCACCATGAGCGCCTCCGGCCTCTTCGCCACGCATCTCCCCATGGTGCTCGACCGCAGCACCACGCCCTACGGCACGCTGCGTTGCCACATCTCGCGCGCGAACACGCAGTGGCGCGACCTCACGCCGTCCATCGACGCGCTCGCCATCTTCTCCGGCACACAGCACTACATCACTCCCTCCTGGTATCCCGAAAAGGCTGAGCACGCCAGGGTCGTTCCCACATGGAACTACGCCACTGTCCACGCCTACGGCCCAATCACCATCATCGAAGACCCTGCGTGGCTCCTCGCACATCTCAACGCGCTCACCACGCAGCATGAAGCCAGCTTCTCCGCTCCGTGGAAGGTCGCTGACGCGCCCGCCGACTACATCGCCTCGCAGGTCAAAGGCATCGTCGGGATTGAGCTTCCCATCCGCCGAATCGAGGGGAAATGGAAGGTCAGCCAGAACAAGTCCGAGCGAACGCGCTCTGCGATCGAACGCGGACTCGAAGACCTCAACACTCCCGAGAGCCTCGCCATGCGCGACCTCGTCAACGGCAAGCGCCCGTGA
- a CDS encoding cell division protein ZapA: MDNTLTAPQADTQPQESQSIAVEIYDQVYHLRGTDPAYIQQLAQIVDAKMSAVSAHGNTVDSLRVAVLAALNIADELQSLRDRYESLAGSLSISQVTMRSRAGSLAGLLDEVLEDRKVG; the protein is encoded by the coding sequence ATGGACAACACACTGACCGCACCCCAGGCCGACACCCAGCCGCAGGAGAGCCAGTCCATCGCCGTCGAGATCTACGACCAGGTCTACCATCTCCGCGGAACCGACCCCGCCTACATCCAGCAGCTCGCGCAGATCGTCGACGCCAAGATGAGCGCCGTCTCCGCGCACGGCAACACCGTCGATTCCCTCCGCGTCGCCGTCCTCGCCGCCCTCAACATCGCCGACGAGCTCCAGAGTCTGCGCGACCGCTACGAAAGCCTCGCAGGCTCGCTCTCGATCTCGCAGGTAACCATGCGCTCCCGCGCCGGTTCCCTCGCAGGCCTCCTCGACGAGGTCCTCGAAGACCGCAAGGTCGGCTGA
- a CDS encoding TlpA family protein disulfide reductase codes for MNPFVSLPARLLSAILFASAAAQLLAQPATQDPAVLSALHESADFHQRGQLTSALDSARKALKLAKGSCAECQRQIVALQIEMDRPHDAAASAAAWASHAATPTEKAAAEYLQARALVLEDHEKHSDSLLQRADQALKQAAVDNPSDPATHLLEGRVLAALKRDSDAKAQFAACLTTPGATPLQCRRASAYAQNIALTTNDEAPEFTIRRADGTAVTLDSLAGEVVLIDFWATWCGPCSRDLDYVQSIAEEFQHDNFVLLGISTDENEAKWKSHVAENRMIGIQVRDGNHAVNDLFHVNGIPTYLILDGNGIIRFRTTGALKDLRTKVREVLKESAPTPSTTQSVVRTAGN; via the coding sequence ATGAACCCTTTTGTCTCTCTGCCTGCCCGCCTCCTATCTGCAATCCTCTTTGCATCGGCCGCCGCACAGCTCCTCGCACAGCCTGCTACGCAGGACCCCGCCGTTCTCTCCGCGCTCCACGAGTCCGCCGACTTCCATCAGCGCGGCCAGCTAACCTCGGCGCTCGACAGCGCCCGCAAGGCCCTTAAGCTCGCTAAAGGGAGCTGCGCGGAGTGCCAGCGCCAGATCGTCGCTCTTCAGATCGAGATGGACCGGCCTCATGACGCCGCCGCCTCCGCTGCCGCCTGGGCCTCTCACGCCGCCACTCCCACCGAGAAGGCCGCCGCCGAGTACCTGCAGGCCCGCGCGCTCGTTCTCGAAGACCACGAGAAGCACAGTGACTCGCTCCTCCAGCGTGCCGATCAGGCCCTCAAGCAGGCCGCCGTCGATAACCCCTCTGACCCCGCCACTCATCTGCTCGAAGGCCGCGTCCTCGCCGCTCTCAAGCGCGACTCTGACGCAAAGGCGCAGTTTGCCGCCTGCCTGACAACGCCCGGAGCCACGCCGCTGCAATGCCGCCGCGCCAGCGCCTACGCCCAGAACATCGCCCTCACCACGAACGACGAGGCCCCCGAGTTCACTATCCGCCGAGCCGATGGAACCGCCGTAACTCTTGATTCGCTCGCCGGCGAGGTCGTGCTCATCGACTTCTGGGCCACATGGTGCGGCCCCTGCTCCCGCGACCTCGACTACGTCCAATCCATCGCCGAGGAGTTCCAGCACGACAACTTCGTCCTTCTCGGCATCAGCACCGACGAGAACGAGGCGAAGTGGAAGAGCCACGTCGCCGAGAACCGCATGATCGGCATCCAGGTCCGCGACGGCAACCATGCCGTCAACGATCTCTTCCACGTCAACGGAATCCCCACCTACCTCATCTTGGACGGTAACGGCATCATCCGCTTCCGCACCACCGGCGCACTCAAGGACCTCCGCACCAAGGTCCGCGAAGTGCTCAAAGAGTCCGCCCCGACTCCCTCCACAACGCAATCCGTCGTCAGGACTGCTGGAAACTAA
- a CDS encoding prolipoprotein diacylglyceryl transferase, with translation MHPTLLHLGPFVLPTFGLLAAIGLMAALTLSLRTAPLAGLSPDRIWNAGLFTLLSAFVLSRLLLVLTNLHTFLSYPILLLAVPSLTPLGILLTGFAAAIYLRLNGLPLLATLDAWAPCATLVWVFLALGHFAEGSDPGMITSVPWAIPSSTGLTRLHPIALYAAVLAAILTYVLFRQLPRRRNPGDTAALALASTGIVQFLLSFLRQPALFGTPLGDILDPIQWAALGMVLAAGLILITQPRRPVSHAV, from the coding sequence TTGCATCCCACCCTCCTCCACCTCGGCCCATTCGTCCTGCCCACCTTCGGCCTGCTCGCCGCCATCGGACTCATGGCCGCCCTCACACTCAGCCTGCGCACCGCACCGCTCGCCGGCCTCAGCCCCGACCGCATCTGGAACGCCGGCCTCTTCACGTTGCTCTCCGCCTTCGTGCTCTCGCGCCTGCTCCTCGTCCTCACCAACCTGCACACCTTTCTCTCCTACCCGATCCTTCTTCTCGCCGTCCCCTCGCTCACTCCGCTCGGAATCCTCCTTACCGGCTTCGCCGCGGCTATCTACCTTCGCCTGAACGGCCTTCCCCTCCTCGCCACGCTCGACGCCTGGGCTCCTTGCGCCACGCTCGTCTGGGTCTTCCTCGCGCTCGGCCATTTCGCCGAGGGCAGCGATCCCGGCATGATCACCTCCGTCCCCTGGGCCATCCCCTCCTCCACCGGACTCACGCGGCTGCACCCCATCGCCCTCTACGCCGCAGTTCTCGCCGCGATCCTCACCTACGTTCTCTTCCGCCAACTCCCGCGCCGTCGTAACCCCGGCGACACTGCCGCGCTCGCGCTCGCCTCCACCGGCATCGTCCAGTTCCTGCTCTCCTTCCTCCGCCAGCCCGCGCTCTTTGGCACACCTCTCGGCGACATCCTCGACCCCATCCAGTGGGCCGCTCTCGGCATGGTCCTCGCCGCTGGCCTCATTCTCATCACTCAACCGCGGAGGCCTGTCTCCCATGCCGTCTAA